Proteins from a genomic interval of Bacteroidota bacterium:
- a CDS encoding MBL fold metallo-hydrolase, translating into MNYGELEIHALPEGRFTVGVDKVFVPYADGDPPRPGTLFVSVSPFLVQTPSEVLLLDTGLGEYATGRGTDFLLDGLAHHGVTREAVTKVLLSHLHFDHAGGCVATVMGEATPTFPNAEYVVQAGELSAPYGDLSDAARDRIVTALDREGQLVTVEGDGWLTDEIEHAHTGGHSRDHQLFRLHTAGRTVLFGGDVLPTPGQVTRRFQAKYDHDGAASQAWRTQLAREAADGGHLALFYHSTDTLAGFIDDASGGLRVEAVAV; encoded by the coding sequence ATGAATTACGGTGAGCTCGAGATCCACGCGCTGCCGGAGGGGCGCTTCACCGTCGGCGTGGACAAGGTCTTCGTCCCGTATGCCGACGGCGACCCGCCGCGCCCGGGCACGCTGTTCGTCTCGGTCTCGCCGTTCCTCGTGCAGACGCCCAGCGAGGTGCTGCTTTTGGACACGGGCCTCGGCGAGTACGCCACCGGTCGTGGCACCGACTTCCTCCTCGACGGCCTCGCTCACCACGGAGTTACCCGGGAGGCTGTCACCAAGGTCTTGCTGTCGCACCTCCACTTCGATCACGCGGGCGGCTGCGTGGCGACCGTGATGGGCGAAGCCACGCCCACGTTTCCCAACGCCGAGTACGTCGTTCAGGCTGGCGAACTGTCCGCGCCCTACGGCGACCTCTCCGACGCGGCGCGCGACCGCATCGTGACGGCGCTCGACCGTGAGGGCCAACTCGTGACCGTTGAGGGCGATGGTTGGCTGACCGACGAGATCGAGCACGCCCACACGGGCGGGCACTCACGTGACCACCAGCTTTTTCGGCTCCACACGGCCGGGCGCACCGTCCTCTTCGGCGGCGATGTGCTCCCGACGCCCGGCCAGGTGACACGCCGCTTCCAGGCGAAGTACGACCACGACGGCGCCGCCTCGCAGGCGTGGCGCACGCAGCTCGCCCGCGAAGCCGCGGACGGCGGCCACCTCGCGCTCTTCTACCACTCGACCGACACGCTCGCGGGCTTCATCGACGACGCCTCGGGCGGCCTCCGCGTCGAGGCCGTGGCTGTGTGA
- a CDS encoding CPBP family intramembrane glutamic endopeptidase, which translates to MRSRLRDEWLWLRTTVQRIDAQTAVVLTVCVALVFLQLDFGGRRFFRETIAPALDIDPYGIGAWAWWFGIQGVTGFVLPVALLMLVFKQRLTDIGLGLGDWKLAGTIALIYAPIVTIGTWVLSNDQAFQDKYPHFDNAQVDWGLFLAYELLYLFYWIGWEYLWRGFVLFGTARTFGFMAVFVQMVPFALLHADKPPAEAYLSILGGIALGALCWRCRSFWIAVPIHSFQMLALDFWCTLRFRTGVDGIGPGALWETFRTWLGG; encoded by the coding sequence ATGCGCTCTCGGCTCCGCGACGAATGGCTGTGGCTCCGCACGACCGTCCAGCGCATCGACGCGCAGACGGCGGTGGTGCTCACGGTGTGCGTCGCGCTCGTGTTTCTGCAGCTCGACTTCGGGGGGCGGCGCTTCTTCCGCGAAACCATTGCGCCCGCGCTCGACATCGACCCGTACGGCATCGGGGCGTGGGCGTGGTGGTTCGGCATCCAGGGGGTGACCGGCTTCGTGCTCCCGGTAGCGCTGCTGATGCTCGTCTTCAAGCAGCGCCTCACGGACATCGGACTGGGCCTCGGCGACTGGAAGCTCGCGGGCACGATTGCGCTCATCTACGCGCCCATCGTGACCATCGGGACGTGGGTGCTCTCCAACGACCAGGCGTTTCAGGACAAGTATCCCCACTTCGACAACGCGCAGGTCGACTGGGGGCTGTTCCTCGCCTACGAGCTGCTGTACCTGTTCTACTGGATCGGCTGGGAGTACCTCTGGCGCGGGTTCGTGCTCTTCGGCACAGCGCGGACGTTCGGCTTCATGGCCGTGTTCGTGCAGATGGTGCCGTTTGCGCTCCTGCACGCCGATAAACCACCTGCCGAAGCCTACCTCTCGATCCTCGGCGGCATCGCGTTGGGCGCGCTCTGCTGGCGCTGCCGCTCGTTTTGGATCGCGGTGCCGATCCACAGCTTCCAGATGCTCGCGCTCGACTTCTGGTGCACGCTGCGCTTCCGCACGGGCGTCGACGGCATCGGCCCCGGCGCGCTGTGGGAGACGTTCCGGACGTGGCTTGGCGGCTGA
- a CDS encoding T9SS type A sorting domain-containing protein, which produces MRAVRFLLAAFLAPASVAQFVPPPVPDPGDLTLTIETDKDTYAYGETIIVTTRVRNVSDDRVYLGCPGFECVSPPLRFDEVDNSLPICVTMCDGDYAILGPGREMVHTYDIVPAEHFLPYAESETHTLSATYSNGLEAAVEINAPQFEEGRIWVRYAEEQASAIETIRVTLSATVLSSRFLAGGGVIPPRFEEQWAVEGFSGEQAVELFADDPAFAGSDSYGLEVVLREIDYLNVTVANEAETVPVGTALTAAPNPFSTQTTLSLTLPAALDVEAVAYDVLGRRVAVLHEGVLAAGTHALTFEAARLPAGVYVVRVLGDDLALTRRVTLAR; this is translated from the coding sequence ATGCGCGCTGTTCGCTTCCTGCTCGCCGCTTTCCTGGCGCCCGCCAGCGTCGCGCAGTTCGTACCGCCTCCGGTTCCTGACCCTGGCGACCTCACCCTCACCATCGAGACGGACAAGGACACCTATGCCTACGGCGAGACGATCATCGTGACCACACGGGTTCGCAACGTGTCCGACGACCGGGTCTACCTGGGATGCCCCGGCTTCGAGTGCGTGAGCCCGCCGCTTCGCTTCGACGAGGTCGACAACTCCTTGCCGATCTGCGTCACGATGTGCGATGGCGACTATGCCATCCTTGGCCCTGGTCGGGAGATGGTCCACACCTACGACATCGTCCCCGCGGAGCATTTCCTTCCCTACGCCGAGAGCGAGACGCATACGCTGTCAGCGACGTACAGCAACGGGCTGGAGGCCGCCGTTGAGATCAACGCCCCTCAGTTTGAGGAAGGGCGTATTTGGGTACGCTATGCCGAAGAACAGGCGTCGGCGATCGAGACCATCAGAGTGACCCTGAGCGCGACGGTGCTATCCAGCAGGTTTCTCGCGGGAGGCGGCGTGATTCCTCCTCGGTTCGAAGAGCAATGGGCGGTCGAGGGATTCTCCGGGGAGCAAGCCGTCGAACTGTTCGCCGACGATCCCGCTTTCGCAGGCTCCGACTCGTACGGTCTTGAGGTCGTCCTCCGCGAGATCGACTACCTCAACGTCACCGTCGCCAATGAGGCCGAAACCGTCCCGGTCGGCACGGCGCTGACCGCGGCTCCCAACCCCTTCTCGACGCAGACGACGCTGTCCCTCACGCTCCCCGCTGCCCTCGACGTGGAAGCCGTGGCCTACGACGTGCTCGGGCGGCGCGTGGCGGTGCTGCACGAGGGCGTGCTCGCAGCAGGCACGCACGCGCTCACGTTCGAGGCGGCGCGGCTCCCGGCAGGCGTCTACGTCGTCCGCGTGCTCGGCGACGACCTCGCTCTCACCCGGCGCGTCACGCTGGCTCGGTAG
- the dapF gene encoding diaminopimelate epimerase, whose translation MPNLVVPFTKMNGAGNDFVVLDNRFLFFSDDELVALAQRYCPRRTGVGADGLLALNAPDEEGADYHMRYVNADGSWARMCGNGARCLARFARSAGIGEGEGTATLTFDSDAGRYTAAVPERVDAAVRLHVPPPRDYGRRTLADGTEVVYVWTGTDHAVVFVDDLGAVDIATLGAMIRRDPAFAPAGANANFVEVSEKTARAKVGNVRVRTFEKGVEGETLACGTGALAAAVASHLTRRVQATWINVAMPGGTLQVTFQRGGASEHSGIRDLTLSGPAETVYQGTLDVDVSSLGK comes from the coding sequence ATGCCCAACCTCGTCGTCCCCTTCACCAAGATGAACGGCGCGGGCAACGACTTCGTCGTGCTCGACAACCGGTTTCTGTTCTTCTCGGACGACGAGTTGGTGGCACTCGCGCAGCGGTACTGCCCCCGGCGCACAGGCGTCGGGGCGGACGGCCTCCTCGCGCTCAACGCGCCGGACGAGGAGGGGGCCGACTACCACATGCGCTACGTCAACGCCGACGGCTCGTGGGCGCGGATGTGCGGCAACGGCGCACGCTGTCTCGCCCGCTTCGCCCGCAGCGCTGGCATCGGGGAAGGCGAAGGCACCGCCACGCTCACCTTCGACTCCGACGCGGGGCGCTACACCGCTGCGGTCCCCGAGCGCGTCGATGCGGCCGTGCGCCTCCACGTGCCGCCGCCGCGCGACTACGGCCGCCGCACCCTCGCTGATGGCACCGAGGTCGTCTACGTCTGGACGGGCACCGACCACGCGGTCGTCTTCGTGGACGACCTCGGCGCGGTAGACATTGCTACGCTCGGAGCTATGATTCGTCGCGACCCGGCGTTCGCCCCCGCTGGGGCCAACGCCAACTTCGTGGAGGTGAGCGAAAAAACCGCGCGGGCGAAAGTGGGCAACGTGCGCGTGCGGACGTTCGAGAAGGGCGTCGAGGGCGAGACGCTCGCCTGCGGGACGGGCGCCCTTGCAGCGGCAGTCGCCTCGCACCTGACCCGGCGCGTCCAGGCGACCTGGATCAACGTCGCGATGCCAGGTGGCACTCTTCAGGTCACCTTTCAACGCGGCGGCGCCTCGGAGCACAGCGGCATCCGAGACCTCACCCTCAGTGGCCCCGCCGAAACCGTCTACCAGGGCACCCTCGACGTAGACGTATCGAGTCTCGGCAAATGA
- a CDS encoding trypsin-like serine protease, which yields MKRFSPLALLAALTLWAACGTPSLTTDNVDPMASLPDTLGAWQGERPTIEDRAALETYRAQRAALFAEGTEDVSGVEFITLDVERMTDVDLPGFAAEGDPSEATYGGMESDLGPVDLDLDIEKQSSRAIFGRDDRGIPEFAAPYSRIGRLITEGGTCTAALVGPRHILTAAHCYGRKPDGGLTNAIFVPLYDQGGTPLDTYATVVSTYAEAVPPRTANSEDFAISILDKPLGNELGYFGLRSIEDEWMVPVAGKSAPEFAAVGYSGDWYDGERMGADWGTQFYGRMGGDRTVVAHDGDTTPGASGGPVLGYFPKAGWQIVGIIVAGPAERFLPMEEILQGRSANWLVDVERFAGVVAEMRQRYP from the coding sequence ATGAAGCGATTTTCTCCCCTTGCCTTGCTCGCAGCGCTGACCCTGTGGGCGGCGTGCGGCACCCCTTCGCTGACCACCGACAACGTGGACCCGATGGCGAGCCTCCCCGACACCCTCGGCGCATGGCAGGGCGAGCGCCCAACCATCGAGGACCGCGCGGCGCTCGAGACGTACCGAGCCCAGCGCGCGGCCCTCTTCGCCGAGGGTACCGAAGATGTGTCCGGTGTCGAATTCATCACGCTGGATGTCGAGCGCATGACCGACGTCGATCTGCCCGGCTTCGCCGCGGAGGGCGATCCATCCGAGGCAACCTACGGGGGCATGGAGAGCGACCTTGGGCCGGTCGACCTCGACCTTGACATCGAGAAGCAGTCGAGCCGCGCCATCTTCGGGCGCGACGACCGCGGTATCCCTGAGTTCGCGGCACCCTACAGCCGCATCGGCCGACTCATCACCGAGGGCGGCACCTGCACCGCGGCGCTCGTTGGGCCGCGCCACATCCTCACGGCCGCGCACTGCTACGGCCGCAAGCCCGACGGCGGCCTCACCAACGCCATCTTCGTCCCGCTCTACGACCAGGGCGGCACGCCGCTCGACACCTACGCGACCGTCGTCTCGACCTACGCCGAGGCCGTCCCGCCGCGCACGGCCAATTCGGAGGACTTCGCGATCAGCATCCTCGACAAGCCGCTCGGCAACGAACTCGGCTACTTCGGCCTCCGGTCGATCGAGGACGAGTGGATGGTGCCCGTCGCGGGCAAGTCGGCCCCTGAGTTCGCCGCCGTGGGCTACTCCGGCGACTGGTACGACGGCGAGCGCATGGGCGCCGACTGGGGCACGCAGTTTTACGGCCGCATGGGCGGCGACCGCACCGTAGTTGCGCACGACGGCGACACCACGCCCGGCGCGTCCGGTGGTCCCGTGCTCGGCTACTTCCCGAAGGCGGGCTGGCAGATCGTCGGCATCATCGTCGCTGGGCCGGCCGAGCGCTTCCTCCCGATGGAAGAGATCCTCCAAGGCCGCTCGGCCAACTGGCTCGTAGACGTCGAGCGCTTCGCAGGCGTCGTCGCGGAGATGCGCCAGCGCTACCCGTAA
- a CDS encoding SufE family protein, with product MLPPDLATFVEESASLDKLTRTMLLLDYADRLGTYPDDAQDERHRVRGCTSLVYLHADYDADTDAMRYHGFADAQIVKGMVALLVRGLDGLPPRQIVALDPSFLKDSGLTEALTATRQGGLFNILRRMQAEAEAFTEATSE from the coding sequence ATGCTTCCCCCCGATCTCGCCACCTTCGTCGAAGAGAGTGCGTCGCTCGACAAGCTCACGCGCACGATGCTGCTCCTCGACTACGCCGACCGCCTCGGCACCTACCCCGACGACGCTCAGGACGAGCGGCACCGCGTGCGCGGCTGCACGTCGCTCGTCTACCTCCACGCCGACTACGACGCCGACACCGACGCCATGCGCTACCACGGCTTCGCCGACGCCCAGATCGTCAAGGGCATGGTGGCGCTCCTGGTGCGCGGCCTCGACGGCTTGCCGCCGCGCCAGATCGTTGCCCTCGACCCGAGCTTTCTGAAGGACTCTGGCCTCACTGAAGCGCTTACCGCCACGCGCCAGGGCGGCCTGTTCAACATCCTCCGCCGCATGCAGGCCGAGGCCGAAGCGTTTACCGAGGCGACCAGTGAATAG
- a CDS encoding PhoH family protein: MADRTLSIDGVEPLLLFGFNDVYLRKIESAFGDARIVARGNQVMLQGDAAILDRIERVIGELTMVLNRNGTLTERDVDTVLDLSTLGQGVQRADHSDVILYTPAGGVVKAKTPNQAKLVQLARSHDIVFAVGPAGTGKTYTAVALAVSALRSRQVKRIVLSRPAVEAGESLGFLPGDFRDKIDPYLRPLYDALEEMIPREKLRAHTDQNTVEIVPLAYMRGRTLSNAFVILDEAQNATTSQMKMFLTRLGVGSRAIVTGDATQTDLPRRGDSGLIEATRILRGVDGIGFLQFDKGDVVRHKLVKDIIDAYERDSEDR; encoded by the coding sequence TTGGCCGACCGCACCCTTTCCATCGACGGCGTCGAGCCGCTGCTGCTCTTCGGCTTCAACGACGTCTACCTCCGCAAGATCGAATCCGCCTTCGGCGACGCGCGCATCGTGGCGCGCGGCAACCAGGTGATGCTCCAGGGCGATGCCGCCATACTCGACCGCATCGAGCGCGTGATCGGCGAGCTGACGATGGTGCTCAACCGCAACGGCACCCTCACCGAGCGCGACGTGGACACCGTCCTCGACCTGAGCACGCTCGGCCAGGGCGTCCAGCGCGCCGACCACTCCGACGTTATCCTCTACACGCCCGCTGGCGGCGTCGTGAAGGCCAAGACGCCCAACCAGGCGAAGCTCGTCCAGCTCGCCCGCTCGCACGACATCGTCTTCGCCGTCGGTCCCGCCGGCACGGGCAAGACCTACACGGCCGTTGCGCTGGCCGTCTCGGCACTGCGGTCGCGACAGGTCAAGCGCATCGTGCTCAGCCGCCCGGCCGTTGAGGCGGGCGAGAGCCTCGGCTTCCTCCCCGGCGACTTCCGCGACAAAATCGACCCCTACCTGCGCCCGCTCTATGACGCGCTTGAGGAGATGATTCCGCGCGAGAAGCTGCGCGCGCACACCGACCAGAACACCGTCGAGATCGTGCCTCTCGCCTACATGCGCGGGCGCACGCTCTCCAACGCATTCGTCATCCTGGACGAGGCGCAGAACGCGACCACGAGCCAGATGAAGATGTTTCTTACGCGCCTCGGCGTCGGCAGCCGCGCCATCGTCACGGGCGACGCCACGCAGACCGACCTCCCCCGCCGCGGCGACTCTGGGCTCATCGAGGCCACCCGCATCCTGCGCGGCGTGGACGGCATCGGCTTCTTGCAGTTCGACAAGGGCGACGTGGTCCGCCACAAGCTCGTCAAGGACATCATCGACGCCTACGAACGCGACAGTGAGGATAGATGA